In Horticoccus luteus, the following proteins share a genomic window:
- a CDS encoding DUF4337 family protein, whose protein sequence is MKITLPADLKSAVPPTVWGRVLSATPVIMTVVATMLAGLASSEMTRAQYDRSLAAQQQSKAGDQWGFFQAKRLRSAIQSGTLDAVQVTADTDQVNAPAMRAFAATLPHPEAIASALDLLLAGRLPPQAAAPVPPPAVRDALAAIENDAPDLNDRLRAAPPAEVAAALRAARDHSRDFDALLNPVVSSGDALGDALQATGPEQRSLRRDFTLLRLRYSSTRYDAEARLNQAVAALYEVQVRQSNLSAERHRTRSQRFFYGMLGAQAAVIIATFAIAARQRNLLWSLAATAGLGALLFAGYVFLFL, encoded by the coding sequence TTGAAAATCACGCTGCCCGCCGATCTGAAATCCGCCGTGCCCCCCACCGTCTGGGGTCGCGTCCTCAGCGCCACTCCCGTGATCATGACCGTGGTCGCCACCATGCTGGCCGGCCTCGCATCCAGCGAGATGACGCGCGCCCAATACGACCGATCGCTGGCGGCCCAACAGCAGTCCAAAGCCGGCGACCAATGGGGATTCTTTCAAGCCAAACGCCTTCGCTCCGCCATCCAATCCGGCACGCTCGATGCCGTGCAAGTCACCGCCGACACCGATCAGGTCAACGCCCCCGCGATGCGCGCTTTCGCCGCCACCCTGCCTCATCCGGAAGCGATCGCATCCGCTCTCGATCTCCTGCTCGCCGGCCGCCTGCCGCCCCAAGCCGCCGCTCCGGTGCCCCCGCCCGCGGTCCGTGACGCTCTTGCCGCGATTGAAAACGACGCGCCCGATCTCAACGACCGGCTTCGCGCCGCACCTCCCGCAGAAGTTGCCGCGGCTCTCCGCGCCGCCCGCGACCATTCGCGCGACTTCGACGCCCTGCTCAACCCCGTGGTCAGCAGCGGCGACGCCCTCGGTGACGCACTTCAGGCCACCGGCCCAGAGCAGCGGTCCCTGCGACGCGATTTCACGCTCCTGCGCCTGCGCTACTCGTCGACGCGCTACGATGCCGAAGCTCGCCTCAACCAAGCCGTCGCCGCCCTCTACGAAGTGCAAGTGCGCCAAAGCAATCTCTCCGCCGAACGCCATCGCACGCGCAGTCAGCGGTTTTTCTACGGCATGCTCGGCGCGCAAGCCGCGGTCATCATCGCCACCTTCGCCATCGCCGCCCGCCAGCGCAACCTCCTCTGGTCCCTTGCCGCCACCGCCGGCCTCGGCGCTCTGCTCTTTGCCGGCTACGTCTTTCTATTTTTGTAA
- a CDS encoding ring-cleaving dioxygenase: protein MQLTGIHHLTAVTADAARNHAFYTQTLGLRLVKKTVNQDDVSAYHLFYADGRATPGTDMTFFEWPVPRERRGTHSIVRTGFRVADAAALAWWARRCDELEVKRGEIGERDGRATLEIEDFEGQRLALVVDGGKSEAHPWSRSPVPAEHQIRGLGPITLSVPRLEPTDRVLRDVLAMRRERSYRTESAGEIHVYAMGEGGPAAELHVSVEPSLAAARPGAGGVHHVAFRTPNEDEYRAWAERLATKGVPTSGPVDRYYFRSLYFREPNGILFEIATDGPGFAADEPMEALGESLALPPFLEPRRREIEAGLKPL from the coding sequence ATGCAGCTCACGGGAATCCATCACTTGACGGCGGTCACCGCCGACGCAGCGCGAAACCATGCGTTTTACACCCAAACGCTGGGCCTGCGTTTGGTGAAGAAGACCGTCAATCAGGACGACGTATCGGCCTACCATTTGTTTTACGCCGATGGCCGCGCCACGCCGGGCACGGACATGACGTTCTTCGAGTGGCCGGTGCCGCGGGAGCGGCGGGGCACGCACAGCATTGTGCGCACGGGCTTTCGCGTGGCGGACGCGGCGGCGCTGGCGTGGTGGGCGCGCCGTTGCGACGAGTTGGAGGTGAAGCGGGGCGAGATCGGCGAACGCGATGGGCGGGCGACATTGGAAATCGAGGACTTCGAAGGGCAGCGGCTGGCGTTGGTTGTCGATGGCGGGAAGAGTGAGGCGCATCCGTGGTCGCGCAGTCCGGTGCCGGCCGAGCATCAGATTCGCGGGCTGGGGCCGATCACGTTGAGCGTGCCGCGGCTCGAGCCGACTGATCGGGTGTTGCGCGACGTGCTGGCGATGCGGCGCGAGCGGAGTTACCGCACGGAAAGTGCCGGAGAAATCCACGTCTATGCGATGGGTGAGGGCGGGCCGGCAGCGGAACTGCACGTGAGCGTGGAGCCGTCATTGGCGGCGGCGCGGCCAGGCGCGGGCGGCGTGCACCATGTGGCGTTTCGCACGCCGAACGAGGATGAGTATCGCGCTTGGGCCGAGCGCTTGGCGACGAAGGGCGTGCCGACGAGCGGCCCGGTGGACCGTTACTATTTTCGCAGCCTGTATTTCCGCGAGCCGAATGGGATCTTGTTCGAGATCGCCACGGATGGACCGGGTTTCGCGGCGGACGAACCGATGGAAGCGCTCGGTGAATCCCTCGCGTTGCCGCCGTTTCTCGAACCGCGCCGCAGGGAAATCGAAGCGGGATTGAAACCGTTGTGA
- the secA gene encoding preprotein translocase subunit SecA — translation MISFLLKRFSGRHYKKFLEKCRPVVARINELEQSYQPLTDDQLRAKTDEFRARLKAGETLDQILPEAFAAVKNAARRLCGRTFVVCGQELTWDMVHFDVQLIGGMALHEGKISEMATGEGKTLVATLPLYLNALNGRNAQLVTVNDYLARRDSEWMGNLYNFLGITVGCIQQQMESDLRHEMYGRDITYGTASEFGFDYLRDNGMATRAEDQVQRDHWFCIVDEIDSILVDEARTPLIISGPAPIEREQPFTRLKPGVDQLMAEQTRLCNRLVSEAKEMLERPNPDRQGAARKMLQTKIGHPKNKQLLRLMENPEWRKLLDKVDVEMNSDLNKGELYALKEELFFSIDERQHQADLSELGRRRLRPDDPDAFVLPDLATEFSELDKDNGMSLEAREQRKLASQQRYATISEDIHAISQLLRAYSLYERDVEYVVQEGKVMIVDENTGRVMPGRRWSDGLHQAVEAKENVMIERETRTYATITIQNYFRMYEKLAGMTGTAETEATEFQDIYRLSVQVIPTNKPCIRIDRNDSIFKTRRDKFAAVVREIEAANKRGQPVLVGTVSVESSEVLSRMLKRSGVIHTVLNAKYHQQEAEIVTRAGQRGAVTIATNMAGRGTDIKLGEGVREAGGLYVVGTERHESRRIDRQLRGRCSRQGDPGLTKFYLSLEDDLMRLFLQGNLASKLMEGSMKEGEELEHPWLNRSIESAQKKVEQQNYAQRKRLLQYDDVLNQQREVVYGIRNAAIHAERPKAIIFEQVEEEVASRLDAAGYGDRHGVSEAAVESFIGWVNSHFPISLKPEELANGDISSLTPKIVERIKTAYAVKESVEMPEALGSLERYVVINAIDHHWQEHLTEMEELRKSIGLRSYGQKDPLQEYKSEAYTYFEELMNNVRLQICTGLFRSATNLQSFENMLAILARNARTVGPENAPVATGVSTGTTSALPPGAAAAPERELELPKVTIRRELPKVGRNDPCPCGSGKKYKHCHGA, via the coding sequence ATGATTTCGTTTCTGCTCAAACGGTTTTCTGGCCGGCACTATAAGAAGTTTCTCGAAAAGTGCCGCCCCGTCGTCGCGCGCATCAACGAGCTGGAGCAATCCTATCAGCCGCTTACGGATGATCAGCTCCGCGCCAAAACAGATGAGTTTCGGGCGCGATTGAAAGCGGGCGAGACGCTCGACCAGATCCTGCCCGAGGCGTTCGCGGCGGTGAAGAACGCGGCACGTCGGCTCTGTGGCCGGACCTTTGTGGTCTGCGGGCAGGAATTGACGTGGGACATGGTGCATTTCGACGTGCAGTTGATCGGTGGCATGGCGCTGCACGAGGGGAAGATTTCGGAAATGGCGACCGGCGAAGGCAAAACCCTTGTCGCGACGCTGCCGTTGTATCTGAACGCACTCAACGGCCGCAACGCGCAGTTGGTCACGGTTAACGACTACCTGGCGCGCCGCGATTCGGAGTGGATGGGAAACCTCTACAACTTTTTGGGCATCACGGTGGGCTGCATCCAGCAGCAGATGGAATCCGATTTGCGGCACGAGATGTATGGCCGCGACATCACCTACGGCACGGCGAGCGAGTTTGGATTCGATTACCTGCGCGACAATGGCATGGCCACGCGGGCGGAGGATCAGGTCCAACGCGATCACTGGTTTTGCATCGTGGACGAAATCGATTCCATCCTCGTGGACGAGGCGCGCACGCCCCTGATCATTTCCGGACCGGCACCGATCGAACGGGAGCAGCCGTTCACGCGGTTAAAGCCCGGCGTGGATCAGTTGATGGCGGAGCAGACGCGCTTGTGCAACCGGCTCGTGAGCGAGGCGAAGGAGATGCTGGAGCGGCCCAACCCGGATCGCCAGGGCGCCGCGCGCAAAATGCTGCAGACGAAAATCGGTCATCCGAAAAACAAGCAGTTGTTGCGTCTGATGGAGAACCCCGAGTGGCGGAAGCTGCTCGACAAGGTCGACGTCGAAATGAACTCCGACCTGAACAAAGGGGAGCTCTACGCGTTGAAGGAAGAACTCTTCTTCTCGATCGACGAACGGCAGCACCAGGCGGATTTGTCGGAGCTGGGCCGGCGGCGGTTGCGGCCCGACGATCCGGATGCGTTTGTGCTCCCGGATCTGGCGACGGAATTCAGCGAATTGGACAAGGACAACGGGATGTCGCTCGAAGCCCGCGAGCAGCGGAAGCTGGCATCGCAGCAGCGTTACGCGACGATTTCCGAGGACATCCACGCGATTTCCCAGTTGTTGCGCGCCTACTCGCTTTACGAGCGCGACGTCGAATACGTCGTGCAGGAAGGCAAGGTGATGATCGTGGATGAGAACACCGGCCGCGTGATGCCGGGCCGGCGGTGGTCGGACGGTTTGCATCAAGCGGTCGAGGCGAAGGAGAACGTCATGATCGAGCGCGAGACGCGCACCTACGCGACGATCACGATCCAGAACTATTTCCGCATGTATGAGAAGCTGGCCGGCATGACCGGCACGGCGGAGACGGAAGCGACCGAGTTTCAAGACATCTACCGGTTGTCCGTGCAGGTCATCCCGACGAACAAGCCGTGTATTCGCATCGACCGGAATGACTCCATTTTCAAAACGCGCCGCGACAAGTTTGCCGCGGTGGTGCGCGAGATCGAAGCCGCCAACAAGCGCGGGCAGCCCGTGCTTGTCGGCACCGTGAGCGTCGAGTCGTCGGAGGTGTTGTCGCGAATGCTGAAGCGGTCGGGCGTCATCCACACCGTGCTCAACGCGAAGTATCACCAGCAGGAAGCGGAAATCGTCACTCGGGCGGGTCAGCGCGGAGCGGTGACGATCGCGACCAACATGGCGGGCCGCGGCACCGACATCAAACTAGGCGAAGGCGTCCGCGAGGCGGGCGGACTTTACGTGGTGGGCACGGAGCGGCACGAATCGCGACGCATCGACCGGCAGTTGCGCGGCCGTTGCTCGCGCCAGGGCGATCCCGGCCTGACGAAGTTTTACCTCTCGTTGGAGGACGACCTCATGCGGTTGTTTCTCCAGGGCAACCTCGCCTCGAAGCTGATGGAGGGCTCGATGAAGGAAGGCGAGGAGCTGGAGCACCCGTGGCTGAACCGCTCGATCGAGAGCGCGCAGAAAAAAGTGGAGCAGCAGAATTACGCGCAGCGGAAACGCCTGTTGCAATACGACGATGTGCTCAACCAGCAGCGCGAAGTCGTTTACGGCATCCGCAACGCGGCGATTCACGCGGAGCGCCCGAAGGCCATTATCTTTGAGCAGGTGGAGGAAGAAGTCGCGTCGCGTCTGGACGCGGCCGGCTATGGCGACCGGCACGGCGTGTCGGAGGCGGCGGTGGAGAGCTTCATCGGTTGGGTGAACTCCCATTTCCCCATTTCGCTGAAGCCCGAGGAACTCGCCAACGGCGATATCAGTTCGCTGACGCCGAAAATCGTCGAACGCATCAAGACGGCCTACGCGGTGAAAGAGTCGGTGGAGATGCCGGAGGCGCTTGGTTCGCTGGAGCGCTACGTGGTGATCAACGCCATCGATCATCACTGGCAGGAGCATCTCACGGAGATGGAAGAACTGCGCAAAAGCATCGGCCTGCGCAGCTACGGCCAGAAAGATCCGCTCCAGGAATACAAGAGCGAGGCCTACACGTATTTCGAGGAACTGATGAACAACGTGCGGCTGCAAATCTGCACAGGGCTGTTTCGGAGCGCCACGAATCTGCAGTCGTTCGAAAACATGCTCGCGATTCTCGCGCGCAACGCCCGCACCGTCGGGCCGGAGAATGCGCCCGTCGCGACCGGCGTTTCCACAGGAACGACGTCGGCTCTGCCGCCGGGCGCCGCCGCGGCCCCGGAGCGCGAACTCGAGTTGCCGAAAGTGACGATCCGCCGCGAGCTGCCGAAAGTCGGCCGCAACGATCCGTGCCCTTGTGGCAGCGGCAAGAAATACAAGCACTGCCACGGGGCGTAA
- the lnt gene encoding apolipoprotein N-acyltransferase, producing the protein MATPLSEVDPYDLPPPFWQRYSDRTGAAVVFVATVVLAVLSFPPFHAPEFAYAMLVPGIFWAYLRPSFRLYATTMLGAQAVAWTIILGWLHNVTWVGLFLLGPVVGVWIGLWYLAAWWAMPRFIGRATPIRLGAMLGLAAAWVLIEWTRSWLMGGFPWLPLAASQWQRSSILQVASYTGAGGISFALVAINIGFGAYAHRLFREGERGLRKRSQEFFLALFLLLVCLSVHVQEAFNRARFTVPFGRIALVQPYVPQEVKWNPERAPAILTSLQELTLRAARTAPDLIVWPEAVTPWAVHGDARVQAWTEQLVKRANVPLLLGSIAIEHNGQPDEQWFNGAFLVTPAEGLLPGYYAKRHLVPFGEYVPLRPVLGWLGKFVPIGDDFAHGDVPQLLITPLAGAAAAVAPLICYEDIYASLARSSVRAGADLLVVITNNAWFGEGGAAEQHAAHSVLRAVETRRPVIRCGNGGWSGWIDEFGNVRTVLTSEGHGIFFRGTETISLSRDVRWIGRATFYVEHGDWFVAACAVLFGLGAWLLWSAPAPVVAAPSEENEAPPVE; encoded by the coding sequence ATGGCGACGCCGTTGTCTGAAGTCGATCCCTACGACCTGCCGCCGCCGTTCTGGCAGCGCTACTCCGACCGCACGGGCGCGGCGGTCGTGTTCGTGGCGACAGTGGTGCTGGCGGTGTTGTCCTTCCCGCCTTTCCACGCGCCGGAGTTCGCGTATGCGATGCTCGTGCCGGGTATCTTTTGGGCGTATTTGCGTCCGTCCTTCCGCCTCTACGCGACAACGATGCTGGGCGCGCAGGCGGTGGCGTGGACGATCATTCTCGGCTGGTTGCACAACGTGACGTGGGTCGGGTTGTTTCTGCTGGGGCCGGTCGTCGGTGTATGGATCGGGCTGTGGTATCTGGCGGCGTGGTGGGCGATGCCGCGGTTTATCGGACGGGCGACGCCGATCAGGCTTGGCGCGATGCTGGGCCTCGCGGCGGCGTGGGTATTGATCGAGTGGACGCGGTCGTGGTTGATGGGCGGTTTTCCGTGGCTGCCACTGGCGGCGAGCCAATGGCAGCGGTCGAGCATACTTCAAGTGGCGTCCTACACCGGCGCGGGCGGAATCTCGTTCGCGCTCGTTGCCATCAACATCGGCTTCGGTGCGTATGCCCACCGGCTCTTTCGGGAAGGCGAGCGCGGACTGCGGAAGCGCAGCCAGGAATTTTTTCTCGCGCTGTTTCTGTTGCTCGTCTGCCTCTCGGTGCACGTGCAGGAAGCGTTCAACCGCGCGCGTTTCACGGTGCCGTTCGGGCGCATCGCGCTGGTGCAGCCTTACGTGCCGCAGGAGGTAAAATGGAATCCGGAGCGTGCGCCGGCGATTTTGACGAGTTTGCAAGAGCTCACGTTGCGGGCCGCGCGCACCGCGCCCGACTTGATCGTGTGGCCCGAGGCCGTCACGCCGTGGGCGGTGCACGGCGACGCGCGCGTGCAGGCGTGGACGGAGCAGTTGGTCAAGCGCGCCAACGTGCCGCTGTTGCTTGGGTCGATCGCGATCGAGCACAATGGCCAGCCGGATGAGCAGTGGTTTAACGGCGCGTTTCTCGTGACGCCCGCGGAGGGGTTGCTGCCGGGATATTATGCCAAGCGCCATCTCGTGCCCTTCGGCGAATATGTGCCATTGCGGCCGGTGCTGGGATGGCTGGGGAAGTTCGTGCCGATCGGCGATGACTTCGCGCATGGCGATGTGCCGCAGCTCCTCATCACGCCCCTGGCGGGAGCGGCGGCGGCGGTCGCGCCGTTAATTTGCTACGAGGATATTTATGCGAGTCTGGCGCGTTCGAGCGTGCGGGCGGGCGCCGATCTGCTCGTCGTCATCACGAACAACGCGTGGTTTGGCGAAGGGGGCGCGGCGGAGCAGCATGCGGCGCACTCGGTGTTGCGGGCCGTGGAAACGCGGCGTCCGGTGATTCGTTGTGGCAATGGGGGCTGGAGTGGCTGGATCGACGAGTTTGGCAACGTGCGGACGGTGCTTACCAGCGAAGGCCACGGGATTTTCTTTCGCGGCACGGAGACGATTTCGTTGAGTCGCGATGTGCGGTGGATCGGCCGCGCCACATTTTATGTGGAGCACGGCGATTGGTTTGTCGCGGCCTGTGCGGTGCTCTTTGGGCTGGGCGCATGGCTGCTGTGGAGCGCGCCCGCGCCAGTCGTCGCGGCGCCAAGCGAAGAAAACGAAGCGCCGCCGGTGGAGTGA
- a CDS encoding TIM barrel protein: MTPKLLRRAREALDSFAIETPSWGFADTGTRFGKFFQDAAAIDLNDKLADAGEVNRVTGCCPTVAVHVLWDFKAGDDPKRVAKLARQHGVQIGAINPNLFQDQCYKWGSFGHNDPAVREHALQHCYDSIAIGQAVGSEYVSLWFADGTNYPGQGSIRERKAYFTAALQACHEKLSAKQTMLVEYKPFEPAFYHTDIADWGMSYLLCKKAGPRSKVLVDTGHHYSAQNIEQIVAWLLDEDMLGGFHFNDRRYADDDLTLGSIDPYQAFRIFHEIHFFAADRGRMPKIAYMIDQSHNEKPKIEATIQTVLMAQELYVKAALVDHAALRKAQAKNNVVDAELELKKAFFTDVAPAFAAWRKANKLPADPLADHRKSGYERQAATERKRRRQELGIVQGGGYA; the protein is encoded by the coding sequence ATGACTCCGAAACTCCTCCGCCGCGCGCGCGAAGCGCTGGATTCCTTTGCCATCGAGACGCCCTCCTGGGGCTTCGCCGACACCGGCACTCGCTTTGGAAAATTCTTCCAGGATGCCGCGGCCATCGATTTGAACGACAAGCTCGCCGACGCCGGCGAAGTGAACCGCGTGACCGGTTGCTGCCCGACGGTGGCGGTGCACGTGTTGTGGGATTTCAAAGCGGGCGACGATCCGAAGAGAGTGGCGAAACTCGCGCGGCAGCACGGCGTGCAGATCGGCGCGATCAATCCGAATTTGTTTCAGGATCAGTGTTACAAGTGGGGTTCTTTCGGTCACAACGATCCCGCGGTGCGTGAGCATGCGCTGCAGCATTGCTACGACTCCATCGCGATCGGGCAGGCCGTCGGCAGCGAATACGTTTCGCTCTGGTTTGCCGACGGCACGAACTATCCCGGTCAGGGCAGCATCCGCGAGCGCAAGGCGTATTTCACCGCCGCGCTGCAAGCTTGCCACGAGAAGCTCTCGGCGAAGCAGACAATGCTCGTGGAATACAAGCCGTTTGAGCCGGCGTTCTATCACACGGACATCGCGGATTGGGGCATGTCGTATCTTCTGTGCAAGAAAGCGGGACCGCGTTCGAAGGTGCTCGTCGACACGGGCCATCATTACAGCGCGCAAAACATCGAGCAGATCGTGGCGTGGTTACTCGACGAAGACATGCTGGGCGGTTTCCACTTTAACGACCGGCGCTACGCCGACGACGATCTCACGCTGGGCTCGATCGATCCCTACCAGGCGTTTCGGATTTTCCACGAAATCCATTTCTTCGCCGCGGATCGTGGGCGCATGCCGAAGATCGCTTACATGATCGACCAGTCGCACAACGAAAAACCAAAGATCGAGGCCACGATTCAAACCGTCCTCATGGCGCAGGAGCTGTATGTGAAAGCGGCGCTGGTGGACCACGCGGCGTTGCGGAAAGCGCAGGCGAAAAACAACGTGGTGGACGCGGAACTGGAGTTGAAGAAGGCGTTTTTCACTGACGTGGCGCCGGCATTCGCCGCCTGGCGCAAGGCGAACAAACTGCCCGCCGACCCGCTAGCCGATCATCGGAAGAGCGGCTACGAGCGTCAGGCCGCGACGGAGCGCAAGCGCCGCCGCCAGGAACTCGGCATCGTGCAGGGCGGCGGTTACGCGTAA
- a CDS encoding sialidase family protein translates to MLRPLALMAVMTFSGLTSFAGGPPPKLPGEYLGLPDSVKLYPFVDLAADSQFQVVVDREAGQYLGHVSSVLLEDGRTILCVYPKGHGKGLIVLKRSTDGGLTWSDRLPVPDNWSTSLETPTIHRVVDARGKKRLILWSGLYPARLSVSEDDGATWSPLKPVGDWGGIVVMGGVAAVRGQPGHYLAWFNDDGRFLRADGKKTSPLTYAIYQVESADGGLTWGEPRALINRSDLLLCEPGFVRSPDGRQIALLLREDSHNHLSQIIFSNDEGRTWSDPQPLPVTMVGDRHMLTYAPDGRLVVVFRDTNRASPTNGDWLGWVGTYDDLVQDRPGAYRVRLMQNNWGWDCGYSGLETLADGTIVAITYGHWTKDEPPYIVAVRFKLAQLDAILAAQKRP, encoded by the coding sequence ATGTTACGCCCCCTCGCTCTCATGGCCGTGATGACTTTCAGTGGATTGACGAGCTTCGCCGGCGGTCCTCCGCCCAAACTGCCGGGCGAGTATCTCGGCTTGCCCGACAGCGTGAAGCTTTACCCGTTCGTCGACCTCGCGGCGGATTCGCAATTCCAAGTCGTGGTGGATCGCGAGGCCGGTCAGTATCTCGGGCATGTGAGTTCCGTCCTGCTGGAGGACGGGCGCACGATCCTTTGCGTTTATCCGAAAGGTCATGGCAAAGGCCTCATCGTTCTGAAACGCAGCACGGATGGCGGCCTCACTTGGTCGGACCGTCTGCCGGTGCCGGACAACTGGTCGACCTCGCTCGAAACGCCGACCATTCACCGCGTCGTCGACGCTCGCGGCAAGAAGCGTCTCATTTTATGGTCGGGTCTTTATCCCGCGCGCCTCTCGGTTTCGGAAGATGACGGCGCCACGTGGAGTCCGCTGAAACCCGTCGGCGACTGGGGCGGGATTGTCGTGATGGGCGGCGTCGCCGCCGTGCGCGGGCAACCCGGACACTACCTCGCCTGGTTCAACGATGACGGGCGTTTCCTCCGGGCTGATGGCAAAAAAACCTCTCCCCTGACCTACGCTATTTATCAGGTCGAGTCGGCCGATGGCGGCCTCACCTGGGGCGAGCCTCGCGCCCTCATCAACCGCTCCGATCTCCTCCTCTGCGAGCCAGGTTTCGTGCGTTCGCCTGATGGTCGGCAGATCGCGCTGCTGTTGCGTGAAGATTCGCACAATCACCTCTCCCAAATTATTTTTTCCAACGACGAAGGCCGCACGTGGTCGGACCCGCAGCCATTGCCCGTCACCATGGTCGGCGATCGCCACATGCTCACCTACGCGCCGGACGGCCGGCTCGTCGTCGTGTTTCGCGACACCAACCGCGCTTCGCCCACCAATGGAGATTGGCTCGGCTGGGTCGGCACCTATGACGACCTCGTGCAGGATCGCCCCGGCGCTTACCGCGTGCGCCTCATGCAAAATAACTGGGGCTGGGACTGTGGTTACTCCGGTCTCGAAACGCTCGCCGACGGCACGATCGTCGCCATCACCTACGGCCATTGGACGAAAGACGAGCCGCCCTACATCGTCGCGGTGCGCTTTAAACTCGCTCAGCTCGACGCGATTCTCGCCGCGCAAAAACGTCCGTAA
- a CDS encoding DUF421 domain-containing protein — translation MLNPGWSNLEQAFGWNVAGSQLGVWAMVLRAIVVFTFAIVLLRCSDRRSIGHNASFDVVLGVIFGSVLSRAINGSAPLLPTLAASIAMVALHRFYGTLAFHSHRVSQLVKGRDRLLVKDGKVDYEEMKRAKITLDDLLENMRLHGNVNQLAGVQEARLERSGSISVVFVKRPRATDTQGDGK, via the coding sequence ATGTTGAATCCCGGATGGAGCAACTTGGAGCAGGCGTTCGGTTGGAACGTGGCGGGTTCGCAGCTCGGCGTGTGGGCGATGGTGTTGCGGGCGATCGTGGTCTTCACATTCGCAATCGTGCTGCTGCGTTGCAGCGACCGACGTTCGATCGGTCACAATGCGAGTTTCGACGTGGTGCTCGGAGTGATCTTCGGGTCGGTGTTGAGTCGGGCGATCAACGGCAGCGCTCCTTTGCTGCCGACCCTTGCGGCGAGCATTGCCATGGTCGCACTGCACCGGTTTTACGGCACGCTGGCCTTCCATTCGCATCGTGTGTCACAGCTCGTGAAAGGGCGCGACCGGCTGTTGGTGAAAGACGGGAAAGTAGATTACGAGGAGATGAAGCGCGCGAAAATCACCCTCGACGATCTGCTCGAAAACATGCGCTTGCACGGCAACGTGAATCAACTGGCAGGGGTGCAGGAGGCGCGCCTCGAGCGCAGCGGCTCCATCAGCGTGGTCTTCGTCAAGCGTCCACGAGCGACTGATACCCAGGGTGACGGGAAATGA
- a CDS encoding GNAT family N-acetyltransferase, with protein sequence MSEPLPVVRHNAAAHRYELAADGDVAVAEYQIDGHTITFTHTWVPPALRGRGLAEQLVRQALDDARADARRVVPQCSYVARFISRHPGYQSLVDA encoded by the coding sequence ATGAGCGAACCCCTCCCCGTCGTCCGCCACAACGCCGCCGCCCACAGGTATGAACTCGCCGCCGACGGCGACGTGGCTGTGGCCGAATATCAGATCGACGGTCACACGATCACCTTCACCCACACGTGGGTGCCGCCCGCGCTGCGGGGTCGCGGCCTCGCCGAGCAACTCGTGCGGCAGGCGCTGGACGACGCGCGCGCCGACGCGCGCCGCGTCGTGCCGCAATGCTCCTACGTCGCCCGCTTCATTTCCCGTCACCCTGGGTATCAGTCGCTCGTGGACGCTTGA
- a CDS encoding SDR family oxidoreductase produces MSAQRKGGRPIPDRPSGHGKPQMQSEPMPPFPKQKQKQPGLESKMKPAPHYQALNYRPAGKLQGKVALITGGDSGIGRAVAVLYAKEGADVAIVYLPKEQTDAEVTRCAIEAEGRRCILLPGDLSFVDFCNHVVDLTVRELGRLDILVSNAAHQNRKKSLEDVTDEEFDLTFRTNIYALFWLSRAALPHLKAGASIIATSSETGIMGSAMLPDYSATKGAINAFVKTLAQDLIPRGIRVNAVAPGPVWTPLNVSDQGASAEKVSLFGKNSPMKRPAQPEELAPSYVFLASDADSSFITGIVLQVMGGETTGG; encoded by the coding sequence ATGAGTGCTCAACGTAAAGGAGGCCGACCGATCCCGGACCGCCCATCCGGCCACGGAAAACCGCAGATGCAAAGCGAGCCGATGCCGCCGTTTCCGAAACAGAAACAGAAGCAACCCGGTTTGGAGTCGAAGATGAAACCGGCGCCGCACTACCAAGCGTTGAATTACAGGCCGGCGGGGAAACTGCAGGGCAAGGTGGCGTTGATTACGGGCGGCGATTCCGGCATCGGCCGCGCGGTGGCGGTGCTTTACGCGAAGGAAGGCGCAGATGTGGCCATCGTTTATTTGCCGAAAGAACAGACTGACGCCGAGGTGACCCGCTGCGCGATCGAGGCGGAGGGGCGCCGGTGCATTCTGCTGCCGGGCGATTTGAGCTTCGTGGATTTTTGCAACCACGTCGTGGATCTGACGGTGCGGGAGTTGGGGCGTCTCGATATTCTCGTCTCGAACGCCGCCCATCAGAACCGGAAGAAGTCGCTGGAAGACGTGACAGATGAAGAATTCGACCTGACTTTTCGCACAAATATTTACGCGCTGTTCTGGCTGTCGCGCGCAGCGCTGCCGCATTTGAAGGCGGGCGCGAGCATCATCGCGACAAGTTCAGAGACTGGTATCATGGGGTCCGCCATGCTGCCGGATTACTCGGCGACAAAGGGAGCGATCAACGCTTTCGTGAAAACCCTCGCGCAAGATTTGATACCGCGGGGAATCCGCGTGAACGCGGTCGCGCCCGGGCCGGTCTGGACGCCGCTCAACGTTTCGGATCAAGGGGCGAGCGCGGAAAAGGTCAGCCTGTTTGGCAAGAATTCGCCGATGAAGCGGCCGGCGCAGCCGGAGGAGTTGGCGCCCTCTTATGTGTTTCTCGCTTCCGATGCGGACTCTTCGTTCATCACGGGAATTGTGCTCCAGGTGATGGGCGGCGAAACGACCGGGGGATGA